A region from the Malus domestica chromosome 07, GDT2T_hap1 genome encodes:
- the LOC103447874 gene encoding leucine carboxyl methyltransferase 1 homolog, with protein sequence MDSRSNKEAVQATNDDASASKLSCVKKGYMKDDYVHLFVRRPVRRSPIINRGYFARWAALRKLLNQFLDTEGNACEKGHLKKQILSLGAGFDTTYFQLQDEGKAPHLYVELDFKEVTSKKATLIETCSHLRDKISATASISRESGEVLSDHYKLLPVDLRDIPKLDDVITLAGMDPSLPTFIIAECVLIYLDPDSSRSIVRWTSKTFSTAIFFLYEQIHPDDAFGQQMIRNLESRGCSLLGIHDTPTLQAKENLFVEQGWQRAVAWDMLKVYSDFVEAQERRRIERLELFDEFEEWHMMQEHYCVAYAINDALGLFGDFGFLNHRHQQPQPHVINPSSSASP encoded by the exons ATGGATTCGCGCAGCAACAAAGAAGCAGTTCAAGCAACAAACGACGACGCTTCGGCCAGCAAACT GTCGTGCGTGAAGAAAGGGTACATGAAAGACGATTATGTCCATTTGTTTGTGAGAAGACCTGTCAGAAGATCTCCGATTATTAACCGCG GGTACTTTGCTCGTTGGGCTGCTCTGCGGAAGCTTCTGAATCAGTTTCTTGATACCGAAGGAAATGCATGTGAAAAGGGTCATTTGAAGAAGCAGATATTATCACTTGGAGCTGGCTTTGATACAACATATTTTCAGCTGCAG GATGAGGGGAAGGCACCACATTTGTATGTTGAGCTGGATTTTAAGGAG GTAACTAGTAAGAAGGCCACACTTATTGAAACGTGCAGTCATTTGAGGGACAAAATTAGTGCTACAGCATCAATCTCTCGAG AGAGTGGAGAAGTGCTCAGTGACCACTACAAGCTGCTTCCTGTTGATTTGCGTGACATACCAAAATTAGACGATGTTATAACTTTAGCTGGTATGGATCCAAG CCTTCCAACTTTTATAATTGCAGAATGTGTTTTGATATACCTGGATCCAGATTCAAGTCGTTCCATAGTTAGATGgacatcaaaaacattttcaacgGCGATATTTTTCTTGTATGAGCAGATTCATCCAGATGATGCTTTTGGGCAGCAGATGATCCGAAATTTGGAG AGTCGAGGCTGTTCACTCTTGGGCATACATGATACACCAACATTACAGGCAAAGGAAAACCTTTTTGTTGAACAAGGATGGCAG AGGGCTGTTGCCTGGGACATGCTTAAAGTATACAGTGATTTTGTTGAAGCTCAAGAAAGACGCAG GATTGAACGATTGGAAttgtttgatgaatttgaagaaTGGCATATGATGCAG GAGCACTACTGCGTGGCTTATGCAATCAATGATGCACTG GGTCTGTTTGGTGACTTCGGTTTTCTTAACCACCGCCACCAGCAGCCGCAGCCACACGTGATCAACCCCTCCTCATCAGCATCACCATGA